One Colius striatus isolate bColStr4 chromosome 7, bColStr4.1.hap1, whole genome shotgun sequence DNA segment encodes these proteins:
- the PPP1CA gene encoding serine/threonine-protein phosphatase PP1-alpha catalytic subunit, whose protein sequence is MADTEKLNLDSIISRLLEVQGSRPGKNVQLTENEIRGLCLKSREIFLSQPILLELEAPLKICGDIHGQYYDLLRLFEYGGFPPESNYLFLGDYVDRGKQSLETICLLLAYKIKYPENFFLLRGNHECASINRIYGFYDECKRRYNIKLWKTFTDCFNCLPIAAIVDEKIFCCHGGLSPDLQSMEQIRRIMRPTDVPDQGLLCDLLWSDPDKDVQGWGENDRGVSFTFGAEVVAKFLHKHDLDLICRAHQVVEDGYEFFAKRQLVTLFSAPNYCGEFDNAGAMMSVDETLMCSFQILKPADKNKGKYGQFSGLNSAGRPVTPPRNSAKAKK, encoded by the exons ATGGCGGACACCGAGAAGCTCAACCTCGACTCCATCATCAGCCGCCTCCTGGAGG TCCAAGGGTCACGGCCAGGGAAGAACGTTCAGCTGACGGAGAACGAGATCCGAGGGCTGTGCCTCAAGTCCCGGGAGATCTTCCTGAGCCAGCCCAtcctcctggagctggaggCTCCACTCAAGATCTGCG GTGACATCCACGGGCAATACTACGATCTGCTGCGGCTCTTTGAGTACGGGGGGTTCCCCCCTGAGAGCAACTACCTGTTCCTGGGGGACTACGTGGACAGGGGCAAGCAGTCACTGGAGACCATCTGCCTCCTGCTCGCCTACAAGATCAAGTACCCTGAGAACTTCTTCCTGCTGCGGGGCAACCACGAGTGTGCCAGCATCAACCGCATCTACGGCTTCTACGATGAGT GCAAGAGAAGGTACAACATCAAGCTCTGGAAGACCTTCACTGACTGCTTCAACTGTTTGCCCATCGCCGCCATCGTGGACGAGAAGATCTTCTGCTGCCATGGAG GGCTGTCTCCAgacctgcagtccatggagcaGATCCGTCGCATCATGAGGCCCACGGACGTGCCGGATCAGGGGctgctgtgtgacctgctctggtCAGACCCCGACAAGGacgtgcagggctggggggagaaCGACCGTGGTGTGTCCTTCACCTTTGGAGCAGAGGTGGTGGCTAAATTCCTCCACAAACACGACCTGGACCTCATCTGTCGGGCTCATCAG GTGGTGGAGGATGGCTACGAGTTCTTTGCCAAGCGCCAGCTCGTCACCCTCTTCTCAGCCCCCAACTACTGCGGCGAGTTCGACAATGCGGGCGCCATGATGAGCGTGGACGAGACCCTCATGTGCTCCTTCCAG ATTTTGAAGCCAGCTGACAAGAACAAGGGCAAGTACGGGCAGTTCAGCGGGCTGAACTCGGCAGGACGCCCCGTCACCCCTCCCAGGAACTCTGCCAAAGCCAAGAAATGA